The sequence below is a genomic window from Dyadobacter chenwenxiniae.
TTTTTCGCTTTCAAATCATTATTAAGTCCGGCAGTTCTGCTATCGCAATCGTTCAGGTCAGCGCGTGCCTTGTCGAGTTGGATCTGGATTTCATTGGCTTGTTTTTGTGCAGAAAGCATCTTCTTCTTACTCGCACACGAGCCAAGAATAAAGAGCATGGCAACGGCCAAAAGCGTTTTGTTTCATAATAAAGGGTGGTTAATTAAAGCTATTGAGTTATGTATAAAAAATTGGTACGTGAGCGAATTCTAAAAATATCGAGCCAATGCGTCGCAGGACATAGTAGCTTTCAAGTCGCAAAGGTACAAAAAAAGGGAAGATTGTTCCTGACAATCTTCCCTTTTTAAGGTTTTCAGATAATTCTAATTAAAAACTAATAAGGTATGGACCAGAACGGGTTACGGTGGGCTTTGATGCTGTCGCGGATGTGGGTGCTCATCAATTCGTTGTATTTCTGCGTATTGATTTTCTTCCCTTTCATCTTTTTGGGCATGGCCAGCTCTTCGGCTGTAACCGGCCTGAATTTCACTTCTTTGGCCGTTGTAACAATGTCCCCGTCATTCACGTCCAGTTCAAGGATCATCCCGGGCAAACCGCCGTATAACTGCGGACCTCCCGAAACCGGAATGTTGTCGGCAAACCAGGCGGTTATTTTTTGGCCTTTCACAGTGTCCTCCGTAACTGCCATCATACACATGTAGCCTGCCACCTCCTTAATCTTGTTCATCACCTTCCAGTTGGGCGTTTGCAAGGAGTCCTCAATAATGTAGGTTTTCCCAAGCATGGCTATCAGATCCGTCATTTTGCCATTTTCATAGTCGCGATAACTTTTAAACTCTTCCTTAGTCCAGGAATAACCGCCCTCCGATAATGTCTCCACTTTGGGATAGCCGTAATAACTTTGCTTATCATTGAAAATCAGCGTCATTTCCTGCTTTGATTCGTCATCATTGCCCCAGGTGAGCTTCATCCTGTCCTTCTCTTCCTGACTCAAATAGCTTAGACGCGAATACACCCGCGTCCAGTGGAAAACCCTCTCGTAAGTAATTTCGCCCTCCGATTTTTGCGCATCAGCATAAAAGACGGCGGTAACAAGCAACAACATTGTTATAATTACGGCTCTCATAGGTTCTGTTTCAATGTTTTAAAAATTGTTATTGCGGCGTACCGAAGCGGTTACACCGCGCATGTTATACGTAAAGCTCAGCATAAAATATCTGGATAATGTCGCCACTTTCCTTTCGGTATAAAAGTTCTGGTTGACATTCTGCGTGATCCCGAGATTCTTCTTGAACACGTCATTGGCAGTAAGCCTGATTTCCCCTTTTTTACTTTTCAAAATGATCTTATAAACCGAGAGATTCAGGATCGGCAATTTCTGATCAAAGCCGAATTGGTCATTTTTATAAATCCTGTAATTAAAACGAGCATTGAAGTAAATGTCCCTGGGCCCTTTCGCATTCACATCCGCACCATAAGTGGCGTTGAAGATCTTCTGGTTCTGGGTGGTGTTAACAGAATATTCCGAATTACTGAAACCCCAGTTCGCATTTCCATAAAACGTAAATGCATCGCTGGGCGTCAAATCCAGGCGCGTTCCAAAATTATAGCTGTTTGTATTTGTCTCATTTTCAACATCATTGATATAAGTAATGTTGTTGTTATAATTTATGCTGGCATTGAGGTTCATGGTTGCCTTCGTTTTCTTCAGCGGAAAGCCAAAACCTCCGTAACTGCCGTAGCTGTATCCACCTGAAATATTGATAGGCTTGGTCGTCGTAATCAGGTTTTCTACATTCACAGTCCGATTATAGACGATCTGATTTACATTATAATTATAAGAAAGACCGATATAAAGGTTGATAAAATTAGCTGGATTGAACATGTTATAGCCTGCGTACACACCGTGTGTTGCAGATGGGATCAGGTCCGGATTTCCCTCTGTGATGAAAAGCGGGTTACTGTTATCCACGATAGGCTGCAAGTCGGTAATCGAAGGTTCGCGGACATTTAAACCATATTCTGCGTACAGATAGCGGTTGTTTTTCAGGTCATAATTCAGCGAAACATTGGGTACAAAGGTGAAGTAGCTTTTGCTTACCCGCATAAAATCGGCAGCTGCCTTATCCGAAGCGAATTTCCCCCTTAACTCAAATTGCACCCCAGCCAGCCCGGCAGCCAGATTCAGTCCTTTGTTGGAATAGCGAATGCTGGTTCCTACCCTGTTGTAAGTAAAATCATTGGAATAGTAGCGGGTCAGTGATTGGTTCACTTCGCGCTCGGTGCCGGAAACATCAAACACGTCACGGTCTACTTTATCCTTACGCATGCTATAATTGTAAAACGTCTCCCAGAAAAATTTCTTGGCAAACGGCTCAATGTATGACAAGCTTCCTTTCAGGTTACCACGGGTGCTTTCCGTTTCGTTCAGCTGGTTGATAATGCTGTTCCTCGTCGGATCCTGGAAGAAGACATTGTTTGAACTCAGGTCCTTGCTCTCATCCGCATTATTGATGTTATACCCAACACTTGCTGCAAAATTGCGTCCCTTTTTCTTGAACTTATGCCGATAAATAAGCAGGTTGGCCATGGCGAACGAATTGTATTCGCTGAAATTCTTTACGGTCGACTGGTTAGTAACTACGCCTTCGTTGCGGAATGACTGCTGGTAACTGTCAAAGTTGTCATCGCCCGCATTGATCCGCGAATTACTGATCAGGATAATGGTGTTCAGCGAGTCAATGTTTTTTTCAAACCGGAGGCTCGGGCGGTGATTGCCTGTAAACCCGATTGTTTTTGAATTAGCAATGGAGCTGTAAGAATCGTTCGTCAGGAAGTTTTCTGTACGTGACTCCACGTCCATGATTGCCTTGGTCTGGTTATAAAAGTAGCTGGTGCTCAGCTTCGTTTTCTTGTTATCATAATTGTAGTTGGCACCTCCTGCGAAGTTTTTGGTAAAACCTTCCGATGCGCCTCCACCCCAGTTCGGCTGAATGGTAATGTCGTCGCCTCCGTAATAGCGCCCGCTGCTGAAACCGAAGTCACCGTCATCACCCCAGTTGAACGACTGGCTTCCTTTAAAATCCTGGTAATCATTCCTTGCGATTCCTGATTGGTTTGTATTATTTCCAAAACCCAGCAATGCAAATTGCTGCTTATCATCGAAGCGGTTATAACTCACTTTTCCTTCCAAGCGTTTGTCCGTTCCTACGCCTGCAATGGCCTTGCCGAAACCGCCTTTCTTATGGCTGTCTTTCAATTCGAGGTTCACCGTTTTCTCACGTTTCCCATCATCCACGCCCGTCACTTTGGATTGCTCTGTTTTCCCGTTGAAAACCTGCACTTTATTGATGGCCTCTGCCGGAAGGTTCTTGGTCGCCATCTTCGGATCATCGCCGAAGAAGCGCTTACCGTCGACCGTTACACGTTTGACCTCTTCTCCCTGTGCTTTGATGTTCCCGTCGGCGTCCACTTGCATACCCGGCAGCTTTCGAAGCAGGTCTTCTACCGTTGATCCCGGCGGAACTTTAAATGCCCTTGCGTCAAACTCCACCGTATCGCCGCGAATGCTCAATGGCGCCCTGGCCGTTTTGATCACCACCTCGTAAAGCTCCTTTTGCAGCACTTTCATTTTCATCTTGCCCAAATCCGTCACATCCCCGTCTTTCGGGTTGACCGTTTCCTGATATGGGACGAAGCCTACATAGGAAACTTTGAAAATGTACTGTGCACGTTTCAGGTTTTTCAATTCAAATGCCCCTTCTTTGTTAGTTCTTCCAAAGTTCACCAGCGATGAGTCTTTTGGAAGCAGCAACATTACAGTTGCTTCAGGTAATGAGGCGCCTGAGGTGTCGGTAACCACGCCTTTAAGCGTGAAGCGCCCTCCGGTTTGTGCGTGCACAGCCGTGAAATGAAGACATAAATAGAACAGAAGTAGGATTTTTTTCAAGGCTGGTTTGATGGTTATGTGAGTAGTAGGTTGTAACTGATAAACTACATTACGCAATTATATACAAACTGACGCAACTTTACAACTAATAAATTAGTTTAAAACTCATTTTATAAGATGTTAATAATAAATTAACTTAAATTAAGATTTCGTGTCTCAATATATAAAATCGTTATATATAAGTTACTTAAACTCAAAGAAAAAATTTATTAATTTATTTTGCGGTTACAAAATGCGGCTACAGGTCACTATGACACCAAATATTTTTTGAACAAATGAAAACAATTGGCCTAATATCAGACACGCACGGTTATCTGGATGAGCGGGTGTTCGACCATTTTGCGAACTGCGATGAAATATGGCATGCAGGGGATATCGGATCGATAAAAATCATTGAACAGCTGGAAGCTTTCAAACCCTGCCGGATTGTTTTCGGCAACATTGATAACAATGAAATCAGGGCCAGAACAGTGGAAAATATGCATTTTGACGTAGAAGGCTTTCGGGTGTGGATAACACATATAGGCGGCGCGCCGCCACGTTACAACCCGATCGTAATGCCGGTACTCAAAACCCAGACGCCGGACATTTTCGTGTGCGGGCATTCACACATCCTGCGCGTGATCCGGGACAAATCGCTCAACAACATGCTTTACATTAACCCTGGCGCGGCAGGCCGGGAAGGTTTTCATAAATTCCGCACATTGCTGCGGTTCAATATACACGAAGGGCTGATCAGCCAGATGGAGGCGATTGAACTGGGAAAACGCGGGGCAATTATGAATTAAAAAGTGACTGATACTTTTTTTGTTTCGGAGCCCCGCAAAAATTCTGCTTCCACTTTTTCGCCTTTTTCATGCTTGCCGAGCACTTCCATATAATCGTAGATGGATGTGATTTCTTTCCCGGCAAGCCTGGTAATGATGTCACCAGCCTGGATGCCGGCTTTCTCGGCGGGACGGGCTTTGGATACGCCATCAATTTTCAAGCCTTTTCCCGAGTAACTGTAATCGGGCATAACCCCTAATGTGACTTTGAAATCTGTTGTTTTGTTGCCAGTATGCGGATTTGCGGCTGTTACAAATTGCGGATCAGTGGTTTCTTTTTCCAGGTTTTCGAGCAGGCCTGCAATTATTGTCAGGATTTTGGCTTCTCCCTCAAAATTAATGCGCTCAATGTCGTCGCTCACTTTATGGTAATCGCTATGGCCGCCTGTAAAAAACTGGACAACGGGAATGTCTTTCAAATAAAATGAAGTGTGATCGGACGCCCCTACACCCGAAGAATCCACCGTGTATTTCAGATTTTGGGCCTTAGCCAGTCCAGGAATCAGTTTGCCCCAGACCCGACTTGTTCCCCAGCCCGAAACGATGATTCCTTTTTCATCGCTTAACCTGCCTATCATGTCCATGTTGACCATGCACGAAACGGATGCTAGCGGAATTGTAGGATTTTCGGTAAAGTGTTTCGAACCCAGCAAACCGAGCTCCTCCCCTGAAAATGCGAGGAAGAGATAATTGTGTTTTTCAGTGATATTGTTTTTCGCGAAGTGTCTGGCCAGTTCCAAAAGCCCGGTTGTCCCGGAAGCATTGTCATCCGCACCATTGTGGATTTTGTTGCGGCTATCCGGTGAAAGCGAGCTTCCCTGGAAGCCTTTTCCCAAATGGTCATAATGCGCACCGATCACGATCGTTTTTTTCGCACCATTATCCAGAAAGCCGGCAACATTTCTTCCGGTAACCTGGTGCAGATTGCCTTCAATGGAATATTTTACTTGAAATGGTTGAAAAAATCCTGCGTCGCTTCCGGCCGGTTTCAAACCCAGTTCACCAAAAATATCGGCAATGTAATTGGCCGACCTGATCTCTCCCAGGCTCCCGGTTCCCCGTCCTTCCATTTCATCGGAAGCCAGAAATTCAATGTGTTTACGAATGTTCGTCGCTTGGAATTTCTGCGCATAAGACGACACAGAAGCACAGGCAAGCATGAACAAGAGGAAATATTTCATGGAAAAGCAGGGTTAAGGAAATAAATTACAGTGTTTCCTGCAACTCTACCAGGAACTTGCGGACACGCATCAAACGCTGGATCAAGAGCTGAGACTCTTCTTTCCTGCGCATCTGTTCGCGAGCGCCCTTAATTGTACGACCCTGTTTATCACGCTGGTGCATGATCTTCCGGATGATCTCAATGTCACGTTCGGTATATCGCCTTCTGTTCCGGGCATCCCGCTTGGGATTCAGCTGAGGGAATTTTTTCTCCCAGAAACGAAGCGCAGAAGGTTCGCAACCGACCATTTCGGCTACTTCGTTGGTGTCGTAATATAGTTTGGTGTTTGCTTGCATGACTTTCGGCGGTGATCTGTACAAATATACTCATGACCACAATTAAAGTCTGTTTTCTGCCAGATTTTTGATTTTTTCAAGAGCCGTCTGCGCAAACTCAAGAGACGAGTTATAATAAGTCTGACCGTCTTCCAAAACGCCAAAGTCGCCGATTTCTATTTCCAGCAAAACGCCCTCCCCTGCATCTGAAAGCCTGTAAGTGTAGGCAATGTCGCATGCGGCTGGTGGAAGTTCCCATTTATCAACATATAACGAGAGTTTCAAAAGTTCATTCGGTTCGCTTTCCGTAACGGTAAGCCTGGTTATGCCTGTCCATTCAATGACGCGGCCTGGTTCCAGATAATAATCGTCGAATCCGGACGGAAGGTCGTCCCACTGCCGGATATATTTCGGGGCCACCAATACTTCCCAGACTTTGCTCAGCGGGGCTTCAATTTGTATCTGATCTTTTACTGTCAATATTTGATCCATTGTTCTGAGATTTACTTTTTGCCATATACGTTTACAGTTGGCAACTAAAATTGTGCCGCTATCCGATGAAACCTACATTTGACCGGAAATTCACAGGTGGACCCTGACAAATTACAACATGAAGCAAACTTTAACTTACTTTACGCCCGGATCCCAAACCGCCAATTTTTATTTAACAGAATGAATCAGGAGATAAAGACGGTAAGCAATCCTTTTGAGTCCAAAATCAATAGTATACAGGTTCTGAGAGCTGCTGCGGCACTTACTGTCACCATTTACCACCTCAAAGACGTTATCGGAAAGGACGAGCCCTTTAAGCAGGAACTCGATTATTTTTTCAATTCAGGGCCATCAGGTGTTGCCTTGTTTTTTGTGATCAGTGGATTTATTATGGTTTACATTACCAAACATGCCACATTTTCACTTCTCTCGGTCTACAAGTTTATGGCGCGGAGATTTATCAGGATCTGGCCTGCTTATGCGGTAATTACCCTCGTATATTTTTTGTTCCAGAGCAGGATCGGGTTGCAACCCGGCGCCTTTAAAAGCTTGATACTAAGCCTTCTGTTTATTCCCGTCACCCACACTGATCCGCCTTTTTACGGTTATGCATTTCTGCCGGTTGGCTGGACGCTGAATTATGAGATCTACTTTTACGGCCTGGTGGCAATATCAATGTTTTTTAACCGGTTCCGATGGTACGTTTTCTTCGTGATCATTTTCATTACGCTCGTCATCCTTCCTGGCACATTGGGCTACATCACATTGGAAACGCAGCGCACAGCGGACCATGGAAATGGCTATCTGAACATGATCATGAATCCAATTATATGGAACTTCGTATACGGCGTCATCATCGGCCTGATTTACACAAACGAGAAACTCTTCCCCATTTTTGCAACCCTTTTTTCAAGAGTGTGGCTTGTGTTTATGTTCATCTCCCTTGCATTATGGCAATACTGGTCGGGATTTTTTGGCGGATTGGGGCCCTCGCAGTGGGGATTGGGTTCAGGCTTAATGTTCACCGCATTTATTTTTTACAATGCGCGACGCCCTATACGTTTCCCCGATTGGTTGGTAAAAGTCGGCGATATGTCGTTTTCAGTTTACCTGGTACACGTACCCGTTGTGGTAATTTTGGGTAACTTTTTCAAAAGACTGGGTTACCCGGTTTATAGCACGGGCACCTCCATGTTCTTCTTGTCACTTTTTATGACAATGGTCGTTTCTTACCTGTCCTACCAATTTCTTGAACTGAGATTATCCGGTTACCTGAAACCGTTGCTGCCTTTCATGAGAAGGCGATAGGCACATTAAGGAATTTTGACATCTTGCAATGTCTTGAAGTTTTCAATGGTGGTTTGGCGCAGATCACCAGACCAGAACCGCTTCATAAACTGCGCATAGCGGTTTGCCACATGTTCTTCTGTGTAGGAAAGGATGTGCCCCTTCTCCGGCTGGTAGTTTAGTTCATAAGGCATTTTTAATGTTTTCAGCCGGTCCGAAGTGGGTTTGGCGCCCTGCATCCAGAAATAATTTCCGCATGAAAACAAATTCCCCTGGGTGTACGGCAGCACCGTGTCACCTGTCCTCTGGAAAAATACGGTCGGCTTAGCATTGGACTTTTTAACGAACCCGGTCCTGAAGATGGAATAGCCGAGGTATGTCAGCAAAGCGCGTACGCGAAACTCTGTGCCCGTTTTTACCGGGTCCAGCGGTCCCAGTGTTTTGACAATTCCTGGTTGCAATGCCTCGAAATCCGCTTCATCCATGTAAACCAGCGCCGAAACAATAATCGAACCCGCGCTACTTCCGGCGAGCATCATTTGACCCGGGTCAATGCCAAATTCGTGAGACTTATCTGCAAAGTAATGTAATGCTGTGTAAGTGTCCTGAACGCCCCTGTAAATGGCCTGGATCACTTCCAGGTTATTCCCGCCGCAAGTGTTGCCTTCCGATCCGCCGTTGAAACCGAGCCTGTAATTGATGGCAGCGGCGGCGTATCCCTTTCTTGCCATCCATTTGGCCTTACCCATTTCATTGGCCAGATCGCCAAAAAGAAACGCCCCTTCATGCACCATCAGAACGAATGGCCGAAATTCCAATGTATCAGCCTGTTTAGCAAGAAAAGAGTAATTGAGGGTAACCGAACGGCCAATGTAGTCGCGCGCCTGCTTATAAGTGCCCGTACGAATGCCCAGCTGCGCTTCACTGTAAATGTTGGTAGCGCCAAAACCCTTGGACAAAGCGAGAAACTGATTGCTATTCCTGGGCTTTAATGTATCAATGATGATCGTGTCGGGATCTGAATTTCCCGTTGTGTCAATGCCGGTTGTATCAGTGGGCTCGCCTCCATTACCGGGTTCTTCGATGGGCTTTTTGGGAGGTGGAGGAGGAATCGTGCCCTCCCCGCACGATGCGAACAGTCCGGCTATACTAAAAAAAAGAATTTGAAAACAGACTGCTCGCCACATTATCCGGAATTAATTATACTGGGTTCACCGGAAGGTGAGAGTCCCGGCTGGGACTCCCGGACCCGGGTGTTAATTGTTAATATTCTTCAAAAGCTGGCCCGCATTGTTATCAGTCGCCAACTCGCTCTGATGGTAAAAATACCCTTCTGTTTTATTATTCTCGGCAATCTCATCCTGTTTTTTTTCCAAACCAAAGTTTCTTTCCATTTGACGGAAAAATTTGTTGAAGAAAACATATAAGACTACGCCTGAAATTGCTCCTACTGCCAATATCTTTTTCATGATTGAATCGGTTTGATGAATTATTGTACACATTATCCAAGTATGCAAGCAAAAAGGATACCAATGCAATTGTAGGCCTGGCTTTTATTGCAGTTTTCGGCGTTGGTACAATTTTTACATATCAGTCTCAAACACTCACTAAATACATCAAGACATGGACGCAATCATATTTTTGAAGGCAATCGGCAATTTACTTTTTGCCTTAATTCTTTTCCTGGCTATCTTCATCACAGCAGGCTTCTCCATCATAATGAACCTGTTAAAAGAATTTAGCATAGCCCAACTGAACAAAAGGTCATTTATTTTCAAAAGGAAATGAATGTTTAAAACTTGCTAGGAAAGCAGGTTTTGCCTGAGCAGGAATTCCAGCTGCCCATTTACTTCAATCAGCTTTTCGATAAGCTCCTTATTTTTCTCGCGCAAATAAAATATCTCATGGGCATTTTTAATGATGATCCGCAATTGCGCTTCATCCCAGGGCTTGTTGAGATAATAGTAAATGTGCCCCTTATTCACCGCATCAATCACGGCTGAAACGTCTGTATAACCCGTGAGCAGGATACGCACAGGTTCCGCGTAGTCTTTTAAAACTTCGATCAAAAAGTCAACGCCTGTCATTTCGGGCATGCGCTGATCGGTGATGATCACATGAACTACATTATGTTTCAGCAATTCAAGGCCTTCCCGCCCCGAGGTGGCGATCAGTATATTAAAATCCCTTCTAAAGGCTGCCTTAAATGAGTTGAGGTTGTTAATTTCATCATCCACATAAAGGACACTTATTTTTTCTTTGGTTTCCATTATCGCAAAAATCTTCCTCGGAGGTTTAGTGACTGTTTAGTTTGATTGAGGTTCTAAACTAATTGATAATATTATAATATTAATTCTATAATAACATGAAAGCGGCAAGCGCTATTTACAAATTAACTTTTTGTGTTTCGGTTAAATGACTCCGTGTCAACGAATTTTGATGCTTTTCAATCAAATATTTTGTACGCGATGGAACCAGTGGTAGCTTTACAAAAATAATTTAAGCAATTTGTGTAACTATTGATACACATAAGATCGCCGGGTAGTTCGTGAATCTGTTCATTCATCAGCGATTTTATACGAAGATCAATACATTTTATCAAATTTTAAATTTAAAGTGAGTTCTTCTGGGAACCGTCCTCCTAATAGCTTAAAAATGTATCCAGATTCGACTAACAGCACGATATATAAGCCGGTTTTTATCTTTAAAGAGCAAAACGCTGACAAGCAAAAGTTTAATTCAGTTATTTCGGATTACCAGAACAAAATCGTGTTGGACCTGTTTCCTGCGCAGATGAAGGAACTGATCAAGATCCGGAGTCCGAGAATACGTTTGACGAGTGCTGAAATTGACGAAAAATACAACGAATGGGTCGCTGACAAAGATCCCGATCTGCTGGGTTCCTGGATCTATTATCCCTGGTCCAACCGCTTGCTTCACATTCTGAACGAGTTGGATTTTGTTACTTTAAGGACTAGCAGAAACCACTATAAAATTACTCCTCAGGAACAAGCCGCATTGTCTAAATGCAAGATTGGTATAATCGGACTATCAGTAGGACATGCCGTAGCAGTAAGTGTCGCCACGGAGCGCATTTGCGGAACATT
It includes:
- a CDS encoding M20/M25/M40 family metallo-hydrolase gives rise to the protein MKYFLLFMLACASVSSYAQKFQATNIRKHIEFLASDEMEGRGTGSLGEIRSANYIADIFGELGLKPAGSDAGFFQPFQVKYSIEGNLHQVTGRNVAGFLDNGAKKTIVIGAHYDHLGKGFQGSSLSPDSRNKIHNGADDNASGTTGLLELARHFAKNNITEKHNYLFLAFSGEELGLLGSKHFTENPTIPLASVSCMVNMDMIGRLSDEKGIIVSGWGTSRVWGKLIPGLAKAQNLKYTVDSSGVGASDHTSFYLKDIPVVQFFTGGHSDYHKVSDDIERINFEGEAKILTIIAGLLENLEKETTDPQFVTAANPHTGNKTTDFKVTLGVMPDYSYSGKGLKIDGVSKARPAEKAGIQAGDIITRLAGKEITSIYDYMEVLGKHEKGEKVEAEFLRGSETKKVSVTF
- a CDS encoding MerR family transcriptional regulator, whose product is MQANTKLYYDTNEVAEMVGCEPSALRFWEKKFPQLNPKRDARNRRRYTERDIEIIRKIMHQRDKQGRTIKGAREQMRRKEESQLLIQRLMRVRKFLVELQETL
- a CDS encoding GLPGLI family protein produces the protein MRAVIITMLLLVTAVFYADAQKSEGEITYERVFHWTRVYSRLSYLSQEEKDRMKLTWGNDDESKQEMTLIFNDKQSYYGYPKVETLSEGGYSWTKEEFKSYRDYENGKMTDLIAMLGKTYIIEDSLQTPNWKVMNKIKEVAGYMCMMAVTEDTVKGQKITAWFADNIPVSGGPQLYGGLPGMILELDVNDGDIVTTAKEVKFRPVTAEELAMPKKMKGKKINTQKYNELMSTHIRDSIKAHRNPFWSIPY
- a CDS encoding acyltransferase family protein, yielding MNQEIKTVSNPFESKINSIQVLRAAAALTVTIYHLKDVIGKDEPFKQELDYFFNSGPSGVALFFVISGFIMVYITKHATFSLLSVYKFMARRFIRIWPAYAVITLVYFLFQSRIGLQPGAFKSLILSLLFIPVTHTDPPFYGYAFLPVGWTLNYEIYFYGLVAISMFFNRFRWYVFFVIIFITLVILPGTLGYITLETQRTADHGNGYLNMIMNPIIWNFVYGVIIGLIYTNEKLFPIFATLFSRVWLVFMFISLALWQYWSGFFGGLGPSQWGLGSGLMFTAFIFYNARRPIRFPDWLVKVGDMSFSVYLVHVPVVVILGNFFKRLGYPVYSTGTSMFFLSLFMTMVVSYLSYQFLELRLSGYLKPLLPFMRRR
- a CDS encoding metallophosphoesterase family protein encodes the protein MKTIGLISDTHGYLDERVFDHFANCDEIWHAGDIGSIKIIEQLEAFKPCRIVFGNIDNNEIRARTVENMHFDVEGFRVWITHIGGAPPRYNPIVMPVLKTQTPDIFVCGHSHILRVIRDKSLNNMLYINPGAAGREGFHKFRTLLRFNIHEGLISQMEAIELGKRGAIMN
- a CDS encoding response regulator → METKEKISVLYVDDEINNLNSFKAAFRRDFNILIATSGREGLELLKHNVVHVIITDQRMPEMTGVDFLIEVLKDYAEPVRILLTGYTDVSAVIDAVNKGHIYYYLNKPWDEAQLRIIIKNAHEIFYLREKNKELIEKLIEVNGQLEFLLRQNLLS
- a CDS encoding outer membrane beta-barrel family protein — protein: MKKILLLFYLCLHFTAVHAQTGGRFTLKGVVTDTSGASLPEATVMLLLPKDSSLVNFGRTNKEGAFELKNLKRAQYIFKVSYVGFVPYQETVNPKDGDVTDLGKMKMKVLQKELYEVVIKTARAPLSIRGDTVEFDARAFKVPPGSTVEDLLRKLPGMQVDADGNIKAQGEEVKRVTVDGKRFFGDDPKMATKNLPAEAINKVQVFNGKTEQSKVTGVDDGKREKTVNLELKDSHKKGGFGKAIAGVGTDKRLEGKVSYNRFDDKQQFALLGFGNNTNQSGIARNDYQDFKGSQSFNWGDDGDFGFSSGRYYGGDDITIQPNWGGGASEGFTKNFAGGANYNYDNKKTKLSTSYFYNQTKAIMDVESRTENFLTNDSYSSIANSKTIGFTGNHRPSLRFEKNIDSLNTIILISNSRINAGDDNFDSYQQSFRNEGVVTNQSTVKNFSEYNSFAMANLLIYRHKFKKKGRNFAASVGYNINNADESKDLSSNNVFFQDPTRNSIINQLNETESTRGNLKGSLSYIEPFAKKFFWETFYNYSMRKDKVDRDVFDVSGTEREVNQSLTRYYSNDFTYNRVGTSIRYSNKGLNLAAGLAGVQFELRGKFASDKAAADFMRVSKSYFTFVPNVSLNYDLKNNRYLYAEYGLNVREPSITDLQPIVDNSNPLFITEGNPDLIPSATHGVYAGYNMFNPANFINLYIGLSYNYNVNQIVYNRTVNVENLITTTKPINISGGYSYGSYGGFGFPLKKTKATMNLNASINYNNNITYINDVENETNTNSYNFGTRLDLTPSDAFTFYGNANWGFSNSEYSVNTTQNQKIFNATYGADVNAKGPRDIYFNARFNYRIYKNDQFGFDQKLPILNLSVYKIILKSKKGEIRLTANDVFKKNLGITQNVNQNFYTERKVATLSRYFMLSFTYNMRGVTASVRRNNNF
- a CDS encoding carboxylesterase family protein, translating into MWRAVCFQILFFSIAGLFASCGEGTIPPPPPKKPIEEPGNGGEPTDTTGIDTTGNSDPDTIIIDTLKPRNSNQFLALSKGFGATNIYSEAQLGIRTGTYKQARDYIGRSVTLNYSFLAKQADTLEFRPFVLMVHEGAFLFGDLANEMGKAKWMARKGYAAAAINYRLGFNGGSEGNTCGGNNLEVIQAIYRGVQDTYTALHYFADKSHEFGIDPGQMMLAGSSAGSIIVSALVYMDEADFEALQPGIVKTLGPLDPVKTGTEFRVRALLTYLGYSIFRTGFVKKSNAKPTVFFQRTGDTVLPYTQGNLFSCGNYFWMQGAKPTSDRLKTLKMPYELNYQPEKGHILSYTEEHVANRYAQFMKRFWSGDLRQTTIENFKTLQDVKIP
- a CDS encoding SRPBCC family protein → MDQILTVKDQIQIEAPLSKVWEVLVAPKYIRQWDDLPSGFDDYYLEPGRVIEWTGITRLTVTESEPNELLKLSLYVDKWELPPAACDIAYTYRLSDAGEGVLLEIEIGDFGVLEDGQTYYNSSLEFAQTALEKIKNLAENRL